A single window of Stigmatopora nigra isolate UIUO_SnigA chromosome 20, RoL_Snig_1.1, whole genome shotgun sequence DNA harbors:
- the LOC144213439 gene encoding uncharacterized protein LOC144213439, which translates to MPARAKPVKFQEELFDVKQEHSPYQLSTVSKITHDKVLLHRLEDVSQVHRTKLQEAPMKDEDNEEFERIKNEQEYFITVGKLCIEEQPHPLAKVEEDPLYFKEEGMGIPIEPLSSEYKGPREASGWAEPLSSRSRSEESQADNLIAPTSASYDAISHLRINPTFNWCRKPDLYLG; encoded by the exons ATGCCCGCAAGAGCAAAACCGGTAAAGTTCCAGGAGGAACTTTTTGACGTCAAACAGGAGCATTCACCTTACCAACTCTCGACAGTTTCCAAAATAACTCACGATAAAGTTCTTCTTCATAGACTGGAAG ATGTTAGTCAGGTGCATCGAACTAAGCTCCAAGAAGCTCCCATGAAAGATGAAGACAATGAAGAATTTGAACgcattaaaaatgaacaagagTATTTTATTACAGTTGGGAAACTCTGCATTGAGGAGCAGCCGCATCCCCTCGCAAAGGTGGAGGAAGACCCTCTTTATTTTAAAGAGGAGGGGATGGGCATCCCTATTGAGCCCTTGAGTAGCGAATATAAAGGTCCAAGGGAAGCCAGCGGATGGGCGGAGCCTTTGAGTAGTAGGAGCAGGTCAGAAGAATCCCAAGCGGACAACCTCATAGCTCCCACATCAGCTAGCTACGATGCCATATCACACTTGCGAATCA
- the LOC144213436 gene encoding uncharacterized protein LOC144213436 isoform X5 has product MSDSLKGKCDDASQVHCPERQESAPMVKEENEELVRIIEEEQEYFITVGKFHIEEQQRLLIKVEEVPLYIKEEGVDVPVCTFESLGNEDEGPSEASSEPLSCSTSTESFQAENLMPPPPVSRDTSSHLQSQQRHRHHQNPCVEMSAEKKRPKFHEELFDLKGFRLEGFPQQKMKDEKIPIKKEEDHFTRSPGESVKRENLSVASEGVEPANASAWPQIKEEEPEFPQQCKRKRLPIKNEACVKWSTGEPFKSEDDLGVANRGTKLLNGSSTEGWRAENVIAPLSDVNDLLFDDDDVEDVEKNPNGFLVERLDS; this is encoded by the exons ATGTCCGATTCACTTAAAGGGAAATGTGATG ATGCCAGTCAAGTGCATTGTCCTGAGCGCCAGGAATCTGCTCCAAtggtaaaagaagaaaatgaagaatTGGTACGGATAATAGAGGAAGAACAGGAGTATTTTATTACAGTTGGGAAATTCCACATTGAGGAGCAGCAGCGTCTCCTCATAAAGGTAGAGGAAGTCCCTCTATATATTAAAGAGGAGGGTGTAGATGTCCCGGTGTGCACTTTTGAGTCTTTGGGGAATGAAGATGAAGGTCCGAGTGAGGCCAGCAGTGAGCCTCTCAGTTGCAGCACCTCAACAGAAAGTTTCCAGGCAGAGAACCTCATGCCTCCACCACCAGTTAGCCGTGACACCTCATCACACTTGCAATCCC AACAAAGGCACCGTCATCATCAGAATCCATGCGTGGAAATGTCCGCAGAAAAGAAACGGCCAAAGTTCCATGAGGAACTTTTTGATCTCAAAGGATTCAGACTAGAAG GGTTCccgcaacaaaaaatgaaagatgagaaaattccaatcaaaaaggaggaagatcatttcacccggtcaccaggtgagtccgtAAAAAGGGAGAATCTGAGCGTGGCTAGTGAAGGGGTGGAGCCTGCAAATGCCTCtgcatggccccaaattaaagaagaggagccagagttccctcaacagtgcaaaagaaagcgacttccaatcaaaaacgagGCGTGTGTCAAGtggtcaactggtgagcctttcaagagtgaagatgatctgggtgtgGCCAACAGAGGGACGAAGCTTCTgaacggcagctcaacagaaggatggcgagcagaaaatgtaattgctcctttatcagatgtcAACGACTTGCTTTTtgacgatgatgatgttgaAGATGTTGAGAAAAATCCCAATG
- the LOC144213436 gene encoding uncharacterized protein LOC144213436 isoform X6, with protein MSDSLKGKCDDASQVHCPERQESAPMVKEENEELVRIIEEEQEYFITVGKFHIEEQQRLLIKVEEVPLYIKEEGVDVPVCTFESLGNEDEGPSEASSEPLSCSTSTESFQAENLMPPPPVSRDTSSHLQSQQRHRHHQNPCVEMSAEKKRPKFHEELFDLKGFRLEGFPQQKMKDEKIPIKKEEDHFTRSPGESVKRENLSVASEGVEPANASAWPQIKEEEPEFPQQCKRKRLPIKNEACVKWSTGEPFKSEDDLGVANRGTKLLNGSSTEGWRAENDFWWSAWIHDG; from the exons ATGTCCGATTCACTTAAAGGGAAATGTGATG ATGCCAGTCAAGTGCATTGTCCTGAGCGCCAGGAATCTGCTCCAAtggtaaaagaagaaaatgaagaatTGGTACGGATAATAGAGGAAGAACAGGAGTATTTTATTACAGTTGGGAAATTCCACATTGAGGAGCAGCAGCGTCTCCTCATAAAGGTAGAGGAAGTCCCTCTATATATTAAAGAGGAGGGTGTAGATGTCCCGGTGTGCACTTTTGAGTCTTTGGGGAATGAAGATGAAGGTCCGAGTGAGGCCAGCAGTGAGCCTCTCAGTTGCAGCACCTCAACAGAAAGTTTCCAGGCAGAGAACCTCATGCCTCCACCACCAGTTAGCCGTGACACCTCATCACACTTGCAATCCC AACAAAGGCACCGTCATCATCAGAATCCATGCGTGGAAATGTCCGCAGAAAAGAAACGGCCAAAGTTCCATGAGGAACTTTTTGATCTCAAAGGATTCAGACTAGAAG GGTTCccgcaacaaaaaatgaaagatgagaaaattccaatcaaaaaggaggaagatcatttcacccggtcaccaggtgagtccgtAAAAAGGGAGAATCTGAGCGTGGCTAGTGAAGGGGTGGAGCCTGCAAATGCCTCtgcatggccccaaattaaagaagaggagccagagttccctcaacagtgcaaaagaaagcgacttccaatcaaaaacgagGCGTGTGTCAAGtggtcaactggtgagcctttcaagagtgaagatgatctgggtgtgGCCAACAGAGGGACGAAGCTTCTgaacggcagctcaacagaaggatggcgagcagaaaat
- the LOC144213436 gene encoding uncharacterized protein LOC144213436 isoform X7, with the protein MSDSLKGKCDDASQVHCPERQESAPMVKEENEELVRIIEEEQEYFITVGKFHIEEQQRLLIKVEEVPLYIKEEGVDVPVCTFESLGNEDEGPSEASSEPLSCSTSTESFQAENLMPPPPVSRDTSSHLQSQQRHRHHQNPCVEMSAEKKRPKFHEELFDLKGFRLEGFPQQKMKDEKIPIKKEEDHFTRSPGFLVERLDS; encoded by the exons ATGTCCGATTCACTTAAAGGGAAATGTGATG ATGCCAGTCAAGTGCATTGTCCTGAGCGCCAGGAATCTGCTCCAAtggtaaaagaagaaaatgaagaatTGGTACGGATAATAGAGGAAGAACAGGAGTATTTTATTACAGTTGGGAAATTCCACATTGAGGAGCAGCAGCGTCTCCTCATAAAGGTAGAGGAAGTCCCTCTATATATTAAAGAGGAGGGTGTAGATGTCCCGGTGTGCACTTTTGAGTCTTTGGGGAATGAAGATGAAGGTCCGAGTGAGGCCAGCAGTGAGCCTCTCAGTTGCAGCACCTCAACAGAAAGTTTCCAGGCAGAGAACCTCATGCCTCCACCACCAGTTAGCCGTGACACCTCATCACACTTGCAATCCC AACAAAGGCACCGTCATCATCAGAATCCATGCGTGGAAATGTCCGCAGAAAAGAAACGGCCAAAGTTCCATGAGGAACTTTTTGATCTCAAAGGATTCAGACTAGAAG GGTTCccgcaacaaaaaatgaaagatgagaaaattccaatcaaaaaggaggaagatcatttcacccggtcaccag